Proteins encoded together in one Meles meles chromosome 7, mMelMel3.1 paternal haplotype, whole genome shotgun sequence window:
- the WNT10B gene encoding protein Wnt-10b — MPEEPRPRPPPSGFAGLLFLALCSRALSNEILGLKLPGEPPLTANTVCLTLSGLSKRQLGLCLRSPDVTASALQGLHIAVHECQHQLRDQRWNCSALEGGGRLPHHSAILKRGFRESAFSFSMLAAGVMHAVATACSLGRLASCGCGWKGSGEQDRLRAKLLQLQALSRGKSFPHSLPSPGPGLGPSPGPQDTWEWGGCNQDMDFGEKFSRDFLDSREAPRDIQARMRIHNNRVGRQVVTENLKRKCKCHGTSGSCQFKTCWRAAPEFRAVGAALRERLGRAIFIDTHNRNSGAFQPRLRPRRLSGELVYFEKSPDFCERDPTVGSPGTRGRACNKTSRLLDGCSSLCCGRGHNMLRQTRVERCHCRFHWCCYVLCDECKVTEWVNVCK; from the exons ATGCCGGAGGAGCCCCGGCCGCGGCCTCCGCCCTCGGGCTTCGCGGGTCTCCTGTTCCTGGCGTTGTGCAGTCG GGCTCTCAGCAATGAGATTCTGGGCCTGAAGCTGCCCGGCGAGCCGCCGCTGACCGCCAACACCGTGTGCTTGACGCTGTCGGGCCTGAGCAAGCGGCAGCTGGGCCTCTGCCTGCGCAGCCCCGACGTGACGGCATCCGCGCTTCAGGGCCTGCACATCGCCGTCCACGAGTGTCAGCACCAGCTGCGCGATCAGCGCTGGAACTGCTCGGCGCTCGAGGGCGGCGGCCGCCTGCCGCACCACAGCGCCATCCTCAAGCGCG GTTTCCGGGAGAGTGCTTTTTCCTTCTCCATGCTGGCGGCAGGGGTCATGCACGCGGTTGCCACGGCCTGCAGCCTGGGCAGGCTAGCGAGTTGCGGCTGCGGCTGGAAGGGCAGTGGTGAGCAGGACCGGCTGAGGGCCAAGCTGCTGCAGCTGCAGGCTCTGTCACGGGGCAAGAgtttcccccactccctgcccagccctggccccGGCTTAGGTCCCAGCCCCGGCCCCCAGGACACGTGGGAATGGGGTGGCTGTAACCAGGACATGGACTTTGGAGAGAAGTTCTCTCGGGATTTCTTGGATTCCAGGGAAGCTCCCCGGGACATCCAGGCAAGAATGCGAATCCACAACAACAGGGTGGGGCGACAG GTGGTAACTGAAAACCTGAAGCGGAAATGCAAGTGTCACGGCACATCGGGCAGCTGCCAGTTCAAGACCTGCTGGAGGgcggccccagagttccgggcgGTGGGGGCAGCACTGAGGGAGCGGCTGGGTCGGGCCATCTTCATCGATACCCACAACCGCAACTCCGGAGCCTTCCAACCTCGCCTGCGTCCCCGTCGCCTTTCGGGAGAGCTGGTTTACTTTGAGAAGTCTCCCGACTTCTGTGAGCGAGACCCTACCGTGGGCTCCCCCGGcacccggggccgggcctgcaaCAAGACCAGCCGTCTGCTGGACGGCTGCAGCAGCCTGTGCTGCGGCCGTGGGCACAATATGCTTCGGCAGACGCGAGTGGAGCGCTGTCATTGCCGCTTCCATTGGTGCTGCTACGTGCTGTGCGACGAGTGCAAGGTCACAGAGTGGGTCAACGTGTGTAAGTGA